The Penaeus vannamei isolate JL-2024 chromosome 15, ASM4276789v1, whole genome shotgun sequence genomic interval ACTGTCACGTCGGTAATTCCtctgcaaaaaaaataataataataaaaaaaaaattgaattactATCAATTTTGATTCACTTattctcttatctatttttttaatctatattttcattcagcacggggggggggggtgaaggtatcAAACTCAGATGATATTAGATGGATATATTATTAAAGGATATGTATTTTATCATATTGTGCAATTTTGTCCGAAGagatgtgatttttttgtttggatgtttgtgttttatttgtttgcgtgtttattcccatttgtttgtttatgttgtttttcagagtgtttgtgtgtttgataatAAAGCCATTATTATGTccatttgtttgtgttgtttttaatGTGTGATTAACAGTATTTACCtgcttgtttgtgtctttttgtttgtttcaaagAAGACTTGGTATATGTCTCTTATGAAGCTGTTTGAGTGTGTTTTACGCGTTTGATTGTTAGGTTTATGTGTCAGATTTTCTactcgttagtttgtttgtttaaatttgCTTTTTATTTCCACTTGTACCTCTTACCTTTCATCGTATTTCAttaatttacctttttatttcgttttctattttttagatGTGACGTCCGTGCGTTTGCatgaatttgattttttaaaatctatatgTAGTTTTatactgttgtttgtttgtttgttttagatgaatgtatgtttgattgcttgtttttatgtatgtctgcatgctgatttatgtaaatgtttaacgatatacatatgtaagtgtgtatgtcaaTTGCTGTATATGTGAACGAAATCACCTaaatattatctattattcacGGTCTTTAtcagaataattatcattttgaattGTCTTACTCACAGCGACACCAGAGAAGCCATAAGGCCGAAGAACACGACAGGAAACACTACTATTTTGACCACTACATGCCTGACTGGTGCCATCATTCTGGGTATAAAATGAAACATGGATTAGATGAGTAGCATTATGTTCACTTGTTCATAATGTTCGCTATCATGCTAATAAACTCACGATTGAAAGCACAggaacgtaaatacacacacacacacacacacacacacacacacacacacgcacacacacacacacacacacacacacacacacacacacacacacacacacacacacacactcacactctcacactcacgcactcgcacactcgcacactcgcacactcacacactcacacactcacacactcacacactcacacactcacgcactcacacgcacacgcagacaccgacacatactaaaaaaaaaaataataataataataataagtaaaaacaatgatgacaatgatgatgctatgaaaaagaatgataataaagataatgatgataataagaacaacaacattaatgataatggtactatgaagatgatatcaatagaaattatagaaataaatataaaagtaacaaCCACAATGACAGTTAAACCAGCTAttacataatgattatgacagatgttgatatgataatggccaaataacaatgatcatgaaatGAATGTTAAGACcaataactatatcaataataacagcaatgataatgatggtaatagtgatattgattaataaaaaaatgatagaaatgaagaatgataattataatcatatatataacataaaaattatgataacaacaatagtgataataacaaatggaataatgatattcaataagatgattaaataataatcatactataataatgacaatgaaatcataatgattttaataatgatgaaactatcaatgatggaaataatgataatagtaaaacaatgatgataatgataaggatgaaaaaatatatcaataatgataataataatggtacataTTACAATgttaaatcataacaataaagataataacaatatctatgataagatcaataatcatactaatgaataatgataataataataataataataataataataataataatagtaataataataataataataataataataataataataataataataataataataatgatgatgatgatgataataataatgatacatattacaatgttaaatcataataataaagataataacaatatctatgataagatcaataatcatactaatgaataataataataataataataataataataataataataataataataataataataataataataataataataataataataatgataataataataataataatgataataataataataatatcaacaatgaaaatgatgataataatgataatgacaataataataaagaaaatgacaacaataatagtaacaataatgaaaatgatgataatgataatggcaataataatgataatgataatgataataataataataataataataataataataataataataataataataataataataataataataataataataataataataacaataatgataatggtaataataataatagcattaatgaaaataataacaataataacattgacaataacgatgacgataataacaatagagatgataataacaatgattatgataacaatagagatgataataacagtgattatgataacaattatgacaatactactactactaataatgataataacaattatgataataataacgatgatgacgatgaaaatgataataataataatagtaataataataataacaataacaatgacaataatgataatgatgataataatgataacaataataataatattaataataataataataataataataataataataataataataataataataataataataataataataataataatgataatgatgataatagtgataatgacaataataatcataataataataataatgacaatgattatattaatgataatcacaataacaatgataaaaggttatgaaaaaatagcaatcttaatcaatgataatactaatgatgatgatagtaataatgatgataacaataataacaatgataatgatggtaatgattataagaataataatgatagcatcaccaacaaccatgataataacaatattaatagtaataataataacaataaaaatatcaacaatcataatagtaatgataataatgatgataataataacatgaacagtAACAGaagcaataacagcaaaaacaattacaacaacaacaacaatcatattgataataaaaataatggtaataatattgataataataataataataataataataataataataataataataataataataataataataataataataataataataataataatgatgatgatgatgatgatgatattaataatattaataatgttaatgataatgatatcaacaatattgataacataataataacaatgatgatagcaattgttatcagtattatcatcagtattactatcattattgtgttatCCTCTTGACcattacaatggtaataacactgataatgataataatgataatgataaaattatcatgataataacgataataatgataaaattgataataaaaagataggaagaaaaattattaatgaagagaaggatgataaggaaaatgacaacaatgatgataataacaatagattaataataaaaaaacaataataataatgataatgactaatgataatagtaatgacaataataattataattgataacaataatgataatgatgatgaggataataatataataataataataataataataataataataataataataataataataataataatgatagtaataataatgatgatgatagtaataataatgatgatgatgatgatgataataataataatatgaacaacggCAACAAAGACAATAAGAGTGACAATCATAATTTCAGTAtcgataatatcattgttaatatcactgataatattatcatcattgttgacatctttaatagcattatcatcattgttgacatctttaataacattatcatcattattatcattaataatattatcatcattattatcattaataatatcatcaccattatcaatatcattaatatgattatcaaaaCCATTCCAAACCATCGGACAGCCAGAACTACCGACACTTTTAACCGCAATTAACAGCgcccatttgtctttttttcatgtgTTTCACTTCTAAGAGTTTAATAATTGTGTGATTCATTCTTACTCGATCAACAGTTGTAAGAACACATCATTAGATTCTTAAACATTGTCCAAGTCTGTTTATTCGTTTCTCTTCTGCGTAAATGGTAAGCTCTTTCCTCTCAGAAATTGGCAGCTCCACGTCGTCGATATTAAGATGTTCCTcaagttattttcttttatttttatttatttatttatttgactccgtggatcccataaaccacacgGCAGGCTCCGGCTtcgcaacaaaggataccacagcatccattagggtctcTGACAATACCTCAAcactccaagctgaaacggtcgCGGTCATGGAAGCCCtaacacacgcgtccctgagggcaggacacgttgtcattcacacagactgtagagcaaccattgacagtctacagcatagcGTGCCCCAAGAAAACATTCGGCCCTACCACCGCTCCTCCTACCACTCCTCCTATTCCCACCAAGgcctatacttatatagaccttaacCCCTATTCCCCCAAAATAAGAAAACCCCTCGTTTCAGAAATCATTGCACGTACCTCCCTGTGCACACCGCGCTGGATCGAAAGGTTATGGCCCGAAACGGTTAATGGAGGGAATTTTTTAACAATTTTTCCTCGTACTATATCTGTGTTAGTCCTGAGCCACGTCCGCGCTTAAGGGGATTGcacctaagggggggggggggggagtcagaattacacacacacacacacacacgtgttatatatatatatatatatatatatatatatatatatatatatatatatatatatatatatatatatatatacatatatatacatgtgaatataatatatatatatatatatatatataaacattgcgtatgtatatatatatatatatatatatatatatacatatatatacatgtgtgtgtatatatatatatatatatatatatatatatatatatatatatatatatatatatatatatatatatatataaacattgcgtatgtatatatatatatatatatatatatatatatatatatatatatatatatatatatatatatatatacagataactgTATAGATGTTCTAATGACTGGCATTGCGCGTGCATATACTCCTAGGTCATATATCGATGAACTGAACAAATGTCAAATAACAATTTTCGGCTCTTGCCTTGCCCCTTGATTATCTTTACTTCTCAATCATGAAGAGGGCGTCCGAGCATTAAAGCTTACAAACTTCCCTCTGTTTTAAAAATTGCGTGTCGGGTATGTCTTGATTGCCATACCCCACCGGGGGTTAGACCGGTGTGCCACTCAGTACGGCAGACACCCTTTTATAATAGTTTCCCCAGAGCGAGAAATAAACTCATATCAGAAAATGGCGCTGGATTTCAAAGAATGATATAACTTTATGCTCACATATTTATAAGTGGaaatttaatattttttcatttttatgtctaGATAGAATTTTATATTTCAAATATTATGGTAGCAACATTTTTATACAAAAATGAAATTTGAattgataaagatggaaaaatcATATTTAAAATATACAAATCTTTTCAGATAGAATGGCATTTTTCCTTGCTTGATtccctttttatatctttatagtttagttctatcatttttattttcaccatatgtatcttttctttttttcccatttcttggatttgatatatttaattatattttcctttccagTATTCATTTCAGTTCGTGTGTAAACacattatacatgtacatatatatacaactaccaAATATAGGATATTTGTAAATCTAGTTAATCATAACCAATATACTGAATCATAAAATGGAGATAATATCTATCACTACATTTGAAAATAAATCTACATCGAGCGCCATAGAAAACGCAAATAAATGATTAGGATTTTAGGGTAAACTAACCAGATAATTTTAAATTCATTAACCTGGCATCAGACACAACACCAATGGATTATCATAAGTACTGAACTATTgggtcagaaaaaaaatcaaccatcCAGAGGCTACAGTTAACCAGAGGTTCGTTACTGTACACTATACTATTTCATATTTCTTAGGAAGCTAAGTAATTAGACTTTAATTGTCAAAGTCAGTTGAGTCGTAGCAAATCTAACatttttaaataaatgtatatgctcCTAGAATTCACATATGTCCTtggatttatatttttgttcacaTATGTGCAACTGAAAGGTGTCACCATTTAGCAAGGTCATTCCTGTATACCTGTATTTATACATTTGAAACGGTAATAATGAGTTCTGATATAATTCTATTATTCCTAGGAAGTAACAATACTGTGATTAGAATAACAAAAGTTATTTTTTGGCTGTACAAAATAATTCTCCCACACAGTAGTTCCTTGCTCGTGTTTCTCAATGATGTGTTTGGTGTAGGGGTTCCATACAGCCGTATAATACTCTAGTATTAGTCTTACAGCTGTGTAGGTTTCTCAGAAATTCCGGCTTTCTATTAGCTTTGTTTGTGATGGAGTCAATGTGTGTTAAAGTTGACGTAATGTGTGAGGTGCAGTCCCAGGTATTCATAGTATGTTGTGGGTGTTACCTGTTGGCTGTGCAAAATGTACATGTGCCGTATGCTGTATCTTTCATTTATGGGGATAATGCAGATAGTGGAAGGTTATTAattaatagaaggaaaaaagtggaCCAAGTATGGTGCCTTTAGGGACatcagaagaaaaaaggacagaatCAGAAGATGCATCTTCGAGCAGAACACTTGCCACCTGCATGTCAGAAAGGCTGTGATCTAGTGCAGAATTTGTCCTCTGACTCCATAATACTGTAGTTTGATCATGTCCTCTGTGGGAGACTTTTTTAAAGGCTTTAGCAAAATTAAGGAGTAGAGCATCAACTTGTTAAATGTTAAGTTTGACTAATTGTCAGTCAGTCATACTGGGCTGTGATTAATTGTTTCACATGATCATTTGGGCCGAAAACTAAGAATGCCAGAAGCGTCAATGTGCCTCGCAATATGTTTATGCATTATGTGGTCAAAGATTTTGTAGATAATTGATGTGAGAGAGATGAAGCAATAATCTGCAGGCTCTGTGCAGTTAGCTGTTTTGAAAAGGGAAGTGATATTTGTGAAAACACGGTCTACAGGTGGGATGCTTGAGATTAGTGACTGATTGAAACTAGATTGAAGGATAGGTACAGGGACAGAGGTGCGGGACTTCAGGGATTTGGTTACATTCAGTAGCTTTGTTTGCATTTACTGTCATTAGCTTCAGTATGTCATCAGTCAGTATGTCAATGAAGAAGATTGGAAAGTAAGGACAATCAGCTATGTCACATATATTAAGGTCTTCATGtgggaaaacaaaatagaaatatgcTGAGTAATGGTGTTTTATGCTCAGGGTTGGTCACAAGTGTCTTTTAAGACTGATTGTTGTGGTAACTTGTCTGTACAACTTCAAAAACTTAAAGAAGTGTTTAGGATTGTTTCTGACATTGTTTTGTGAGATAGGGGGAAACATGTTTCCATACTTTTTGGAAAATGTTTTTCCCAAGGATCTAAAAATGGTCCAGTTTTCTGGAGTGTTGTATATTTGTGTCTGAAGAGTCTTTTATTTTAATGTTGTTTGAAGTTGGATGTACTGGATTTGAATTTTTCCAATCAGCAATGAAAAATTTAATTAATTCAGCAAAGATCATTTTGCATTAAAAAAGTTTCTGCCCCTCTTTTCATGTTAACTTCCAAACTAGTCAATAATATATCCTTCAATGCTTCATTTGCTTAAGAATTTCTACTAAattgtaaatacatatgaatggGAGATTTATTCTGTTACAATTTTACATGTCTCCTTTTGACAGGAACGAAAGACTCcataaataatgaaaacaggataagacataaatacaataattctcttgtacatatatttttaagatCTACAGGTTTCCTGAATAATTTGTACATCCACAGTTAACCCATGGAAAAATTTATTTTAAACacacaataataacaccattttCTCTATGTCTACTATGGTGATTTTTGTGGTTTCTTTAGGAGACcccatataatttttatataaaggAAGCAGACACCTTTCAAACAtgatgtatatacagtatatattgcaCATTTCAATCAACATACTTAAAAAGAATGCAAAGACTTTAGCAAACCTGATGTTAAAAATCTTGTACATATTATAAAATCTATATCCAATAGCCTTAATTCaaaagtgacagaaaaaaaaaaaattgtactctTCCTTATCACAAAATCTCATCTTCATTGATTACATGTTCCGTTGGCTCACATagttccttcttcacctcctgtCTTAGTACATGGGCATCCTTATCAGcagagagaatgataacaacattatgaGCCTGATCCATGTCTGAAACCTTTTCTGTCTTGACTTTATTAATAGATAATTTATCCATCAGCATTACCCTCGACGTAAGGGCCTCTTCTGTGTCGTTTCCATCAGGTATGTGGAACTCACTGCTAGGAAAGTCTTGCtgcatcctctttccttcctcattaaTGGTATTCTTTAAATCAGATCTGATGATAAGTGAACTCTGGACTTTGCTTAATGGTTGTACAGTCTTTGGTGAGGCAGCATTCACTTTGAGATTGGTTTTGGAGTCACCAGGTGATGTCACAGTAACCTGTGTGTTGCCTGAGTGTGTGGAGCGGTAGTGCTGGTGTGCCGCAACTGCTGTTGCAAATGACTGGTTGCATATTGTGCACCTGAGGCTGTGTGTCAGGATATGTGACAGATATTGCTGTTTCTGTGGATAGGACACTCCACACTCCTGGCAGTAATACTTGTGGTGTGGCTGAGTCCTAATGTGGTGGCGCAGAATCTTCAGGGTAGAGAACCGTCCCCCACATGTCTCACAGCTGTAACTGCGGGTTCTTCGGTGGAACAGGTTCTGGGAATGGACATGGATTTTATTAGACACTTATAAGAACAGACATTGATACAGGCCATGTATGTCATATATTTTGCCCATAAATGACAGCTAAAGAAACATTTGCAAGGAATAAAATTTATGATTTTGCTtctaatcaaaatacaaaaagataCACTACAACAGCTAAAAGGCTTCACTTTACTTGACATTTCTATATTGTTTCTCTCATTGTATCTCATTGCAtgtccttcactctccctctcttccttctctgcacCCCTCATCTGCTGTCCTCTAgcattccatcccctctccctctttcacttctcctcttctttcccttccataccccatcattctttccctcaccttatttctctctttctatctcccttcatctcccatcttctctcaacctctctttcaacaactcctcctccccctctctactccttccccatCTCAATCTCTTTCATTCTGCATCTCCTtttatcccccatccccctacctcctcatctTATCCCTTacactccacccttctctctccctctccctccaaactcattcccatcctcttctccctcttgtcCCATCCCTAATCCACATCCTATTTCCTaacccccacctgtctctcttctttagcTCCCTCTCACCTCGTGACTATTGAGCTGTTTCTGTGTGAAGAACTTCCTCCCGCAACGGTGGCACATGACAGTCCTCTCTCCATGGCGTAAGATGTGGGAAGCCAGTAGCATTGGGTGGCGGAACACAGCATTACACTTGACGCACGTGTGTTCCTTactgaggggaaaaaataataataatacatttaatGGGattaaaactttatttttttactgttgagAGAAAACTAGTGATGACAAGGATCATAGTGGTggttatggcaatgatgatgacctAAGTCCCCTATTTTTTTCAAGTAAAGAGATATTGAAGAATTTTCTTTTTGATGGATTTCTGAGTAgtggtgtgtgtaatgtatatgaatTATGCTCCTAATAATATGATATCAATACATAGCATATGCAGCGCTTGGCCATGCATGTGAGAACATGAATTGCCAATATATGGGGCTAAAATGTATATTACttatacatatccatccatccatctattcttctttccttccttctttctctctttctttatttattttccttccttccatccaaccACCTGTACATTCATCTACAGCTGCAAGTGAAGTACATCCCCTTCCCTGGAATGCTTGTGCCCAGTGGATCAATGTTTCTCCCTTGAATGTTCCCTTGGTCACAACCCAGATACCTCATAGAAGACCAATTAAATCTGCATAACAATCATCGTAAAAAAGTGTATAAGAAAATCATTagctcaatctcaatctcaatattAATGCGTAGGGCACTAAATGAGCGCATAACACGCATATTGGTAGTGATTggttgctgggggaggggggaaggatcaAGGTGCAAGTGGGAGTGTCAGTGTTTGTGAAGGTGTTTGTAGTGTTAAgtgtttatttagtttgtttgtgaaAGTGTTTTGTGTTTTAGCTTCAATTATGTGTTGGGGTAGCCTGTTCCAGTCGCATATAGTATGTGGAAAGAATGAGTGCTTGTAAAAGTTAGTGTTGGTGTGGTATGTGACAAATTTACTGGTTGTGAGTTCCTTGTGTTGCGTGAGTGTGCTGCGTGTAAGTATTCATGTTTGTTGATGTCTACAAGGTTGTTGGTGATTTTGTACATGATTGtaagtctgtgtgcttgtcttcgtGTCTCGAGCATGCAGTTAAATGAGCCAAGAACCAATAATTATCCTTAGTGTTTCCTCAAGTCTCCAACAATTGTTAATCCCAATGCCAATACAAATTCCATTTTATGGGGTTTTGACGTCGTACTTTGGCCTGGGCATAATGTATTACATGATGTATATTCTGCTACCTTGGTGCTACAAAGAAATACATCTACAATTGTCTCTTGAGTGACTTTGCTAGGTAATGCCAATTGCCATTCTGTGTTCTGTGCTTAAAGAAAACCAGTTATGTTATTGAAGTGAAATATTCTGACTATAGAAAAATGTACTACATGAACCAGCGATAAAATGACATTGATTAAACCAGCTTTTACATATCTGAAACCATCTACGGCAACAAGCAAAGGCTTCACCCACTTAGTGCCTGTGAGAGGAATCCTGTACTTTAATCTATCTTCCTGGGCCATGGGGTCCTAGGGCAGTATAGGACTTGACAAATGAACAATAGTTCTAAAGCAGTTATTAgcaaaatgatcataattatcattattgctgaaaATCgctctaaaacaaacaaacaaacaaaaacacacataacacaacacacaacacactacacactacaaactacaacaggaacaacaaagggaaggacaagaaaacacacaaatatggcgaaggccttttcgctattgtttcatcatgccctgacgaagcaatagcgaaaaggccttcagcatattcgtgtgttttcttgtccttcccttcgttgttactGTTACAATCTGTATGTCATAAAttccacactacacacactacacacacacacaccacctaaaCTAACCTTTGGTGCTTTGTTGCGATGTGGTATGTAAGGGAAGGTCGTGATTTAAAAACTTCATGGCATGTCTCACATTGCtggatcttcctctttctccctcttttctttggcTCTGTAACTACTGTTGATTTCAAAGCAGCCtggaagagaaatagggaaaaaatacttatacagaaaaatatacaaTTTTACCATATCTTTAATATACAAGAGTTTGTCCTTAAAGAGCAAACAGTTTATTTACAATAACAAAATCTCTACATTAAAGACCAATTATACAGACCTcaatgttttctctctcctgcttgaCGTGTTCTGGTACTTCATTAGGATGGAACTTGGTCAGGTGCCTCTCATAAGCCCACCAAGTAGCAAGGAGACGGCCACAGTAAGGGCAGTCCATGTCTCGGTGTGTTGCTGTTTTGTGGGCGTGGAGGGTCTGTAGTGTTGGGGCAAGGAACGGGCAGTAGGCACATGGTATTCCATCTtcgagggaggtgggtgggtgcttTCTACTCACCTGCTGGGTTGGGgaagttgatagtaataatattgataataatagtaataatgatcataattaataatcataataatagtaatagtaataatgatgatcatgatgatgcaataattataataataaagcaataatgagataataatgtaataaattaataataatgataaataataaaaaagagtaataattacaattataatagtaatcattataatattactgataatagtagtaataatataatactgataatggaacCTAGTGCAGAGTgggtaataaataaatcaataaatcatctAAGAAAGAATCTCACACTAATTATCTTTAAATAAACAATGAAGACTAAAAAAAACTCTGTTCATTTGCTCTCCTTTAGTTCATATAGTATTTAGAAATGACACAGAAATTAGGTTTTAAGTATTAAAAAACACAACTCGGTGGAGACCATgctaaatttatttttttcccatctgGTTACTTACTATCAATTGTCAATTTAGCATTTGGTGAGTGTTTTAAACACCAAATAGTCATTAAAAGAACTGCAAtatactattaacaataacaaattttTATGGTCAACTATAACGCATCGTAATGTCTCGTTGCAAGATTTGAAAATATGACATGCATGGTAAATGAGTGATGACGGTGTATAATATTTGCATAATGATAACTTAATTTGCAGAAATGAGCAATTACTGATGCTTTTTGCTTGTATTATTACAAAAAGAATGCTATTGTTGGGGAAAAGGTTTGAAATAAGCTTCTAAGAGCTATATTACAAttccttttctatatctatccaccATATAAGCCTGACTACAGATAATTAGAATTAAAATTTAATATGCATCTCTTTAATAAGTGTGTTACaattactgtgtatatatattacaaactgAACAGCTTATCTTACATAAATGAGTAATGCCAGGCACTATTctttagaaaataaaatgaagagattAATAGGGGTGATGACCAGGGTCATTTGCAAGACTTACACCTCAATGTGCATAATATATTACATGTGTGGcttaga includes:
- the LOC113800816 gene encoding GDNF-inducible zinc finger protein 1 isoform X6 — translated: MSFSSILPCIQDSLCTHLPRNMAEEGRVEIGEASAGCKMEESMSNLGGAPVVCLVCDRVIKELHRQDVPNVFLENSVTSHSQQQLANMLSVILKSPLESSQVYSKTLCRRCFRLLDELDGIEQRSVVLKTTIEELYNRSLLRRMKGPRVNEEETIGAMDLGLPEDDEEDDGSKISVKVEPLDDDEDFLADELRPEDQGIRPDDPEFNPAHDNMWRSKSRSKGRGRGRGRSRGRARGRGRGRGPGRPPKNIKDEDATTSKAGESLGEKLGQLVNKILGDDESEEPVDMETETPTTSAGTEEEVDAAEKQVSRKHPPTSLEDGIPCAYCPFLAPTLQTLHAHKTATHRDMDCPYCGRLLATWWAYERHLTKFHPNEVPEHVKQERENIEAALKSTVVTEPKKRGRKRKIQQCETCHEVFKSRPSLTYHIATKHQSKEHTCVKCNAVFRHPMLLASHILRHGERTVMCHRCGRKFFTQKQLNSHENLFHRRTRSYSCETCGGRFSTLKILRHHIRTQPHHKYYCQECGVSYPQKQQYLSHILTHSLRCTICNQSFATAVAAHQHYRSTHSGNTQVTVTSPGDSKTNLKVNAASPKTVQPLSKVQSSLIIRSDLKNTINEEGKRMQQDFPSSEFHIPDGNDTEEALTSRVMLMDKLSINKVKTEKVSDMDQAHNVVIILSADKDAHVLRQEVKKELCEPTEHVINEDEIL